TCTCATAAATGCCCTCAGGAGGATCACGGCCGACGCGAGGTGAATCATCCCGAGGAAGTTGGCGGGGTCGCGTTCCCAGCGTGTGACGATTCGGCGCGAATTATGGAACCAGGCAAACAGCCGTTCGATCTTCCACCGGCGGCGGTAGCGTCGGAGCGGGCGGCCATCTTGTGTCCGCGTCCGGCGGTTCGACCGGTTCGGCGCAATCAGCGCAATGCCGAAGTCATCGGCGAGATGGCGATCGAGCGGATCGCTGTCGTAGCCGCGGTCGCCGATCAGGCGCGTCGGGAGGGCGCGGATGAACCGCGCCGCGAGCGTGGCGTCGACGAGCGTGGTCTCTCCGGGCGAAGCGCTGGCCACGTGCACGGCGAGAGGAAGACCATGGCCGTCGCAGATCGCCATGATCTTGCTCCCTTTACCGCGGCGAGTAGGACCGATGGCAGGGCCCCCTTTTTCGCCGAGCTGAAGCTGGCGTCGATGAAGGCTTCGGTGAGATCCAGGTGGCCCCGGTCGCGCAGATCCTCGGCGAGTCGCCGCAACAAGCGGCGCAGGAGTCCGGTCCGCTGCCAGTGCTGAAACCGCCGATGACACGTCTGGTACGGCGGATAGCGGCCCGGCAGGTCGTGCCAGGGCGCGCCGGTGCGGAGCACCCAGAGCACGCCGTTCACCACCGCGCGCGTGTCGTGCCAGGGCCGACCGCGGCCATCGGGACGGCGACGCGGCCGAAACACCGGTTCGAGGATCTGCCATTGAGCATCGGTGAGGTCCATACTTTCGACGTACGACGGACCCCATGATTTCGTTCACAGTCACCCGTTCGGGTTTATGAGATAGCTTCTAGAGGTTCCGGGTTCTGAATTCAACGTTCGGGTTCGGC
This bacterium DNA region includes the following protein-coding sequences:
- a CDS encoding IS5 family transposase (programmed frameshift), with product MDLTDAQWQILEPVFRPRRRPDGRGRPWHDTRAVVNGVLWVLRTGAPWHDLPGRYPPYQTCHRRFQHWQRTGLLRRLLRRLAEDLRDRGHLDLTEAFIDASFSSAKKGAPAIGPTRRGKGSKIMAICDGHGLPLAVHVASASPGETTLVDATLAARFIRALPTRLIGDRGYDSDPLDRHLADDFGIALIAPNRSNRRTRTQDGRPLRRYRRRWKIERLFAWFHNSRRIVTRWERDPANFLGMIHLASAVILLRAFMR